The Ruania alba genome window below encodes:
- a CDS encoding type II toxin-antitoxin system RelE/ParE family toxin, with translation MAYRLTHAAQADIVSILAWSHEKFGEEARRRYEALIAAAIRDAATHGEEVGRVLRPELGEGVFSWHLAHSRTRSPGGQVHRPRHFLICRRDGDVLVVGRVLHDAMELRRHLDAQQPWE, from the coding sequence GTGGCGTATCGCCTGACTCATGCCGCTCAGGCCGACATCGTTTCGATTCTCGCTTGGTCGCACGAGAAGTTCGGTGAGGAAGCACGCAGGCGGTACGAGGCGCTGATCGCTGCAGCCATTCGAGACGCGGCCACGCACGGTGAGGAGGTGGGGCGGGTGCTCCGCCCCGAGCTGGGCGAGGGAGTGTTCTCCTGGCATCTGGCGCACAGCCGCACCCGCTCGCCCGGCGGACAAGTCCACCGTCCGCGGCATTTCCTGATCTGCCGACGCGACGGTGATGTCTTGGTCGTCGGTCGGGTCCTTCATGACGCCATGGAACTACGACGCCATCTCGACGCCCAGCAGCCCTGGGAGTAG
- a CDS encoding type II toxin-antitoxin system ParD family antitoxin yields the protein MEVVGMATRNVVLGQHQHELVESLVQSGRYQNASEVLREGLRLLEREQAEETAKLAVLHEAAERGWLDLASGRFDDVDGESLDDFIGQLGRRAAQAPSAG from the coding sequence ATGGAGGTGGTTGGCATGGCGACGAGGAATGTTGTTCTCGGTCAGCACCAGCACGAACTCGTGGAATCGCTGGTCCAGTCCGGCCGATATCAGAATGCCAGCGAGGTGCTCCGCGAAGGTCTTCGACTCCTGGAGCGCGAGCAAGCCGAAGAGACGGCGAAGCTTGCCGTCCTGCACGAAGCCGCCGAGCGCGGCTGGCTGGATCTTGCCTCGGGGCGTTTCGACGACGTCGATGGCGAGTCGCTCGACGACTTCATCGGGCAGCTTGGCCGCCGGGCGGCGCAGGCTCCGTCAGCGGGCTGA
- a CDS encoding LuxR C-terminal-related transcriptional regulator has product MTCSGSASPRLTSASERTVHRHVAKIFTKLDVDSRTMAVTYAIKHRLIEVGML; this is encoded by the coding sequence CTGACATGTAGTGGATCCGCCTCGCCCCGGCTCACCTCGGCCAGCGAGCGCACGGTCCACCGCCACGTCGCCAAGATCTTCACCAAGCTCGACGTCGACTCACGAACAATGGCGGTCACGTATGCGATCAAGCACCGCCTCATCGAGGTGGGCATGCTCTGA